A stretch of DNA from Xyrauchen texanus isolate HMW12.3.18 chromosome 31, RBS_HiC_50CHRs, whole genome shotgun sequence:
atTACCACCCCCCTAGTGACCAAAGgtgaaaaatttaaatgttttatagttGTAAATGATTTCCACTCCCCtaatccaaaccccaaccctaaacctaactgttagTGGATTAAAGATGTAATTTTAGagagaaaatgcaacctccaaattgtgCTTACCATTGTTTACATCAGTGCAATTACttgctggtttccatgggacctgGAATcaatatttcacataaaaaattaaaaaaataaaaatccaaattTGTGACCATTTCGtgttattttttcaatatttgatttacatttatttattacgtTATAAGTAGGATAATGTATGGCCAGCTTATTATTAATGCTAAATAACCCCTTCCTGCTAAACTAATCCcccaaaaacagcttaaaccaaccTAAGatagtttgctggtcttagctagttTAAGCTGTTCAtccagtctggccaagctggaATGTACCCAAAACACCTCTAAAAACAGCCACCAGATCAGCCTGATAGACCAACTAAGACAAGGAAATCATCTTAGACTGGTTTAAACTgcattttcttccttttttactataaattcccattttcacattcttctttttgttgttgttgggtgaatcgcattcttcatgcatatcaccacctactgggtagagaggagaatttatagtaaaaacagacttaaattatctgtttctcacccacacaaatcatattgcttctgaagtcatggagttaaccactggagtcttatggattgcttttatgctgcctttatgtcctttttgttctggccacccttcacttgcattgaatggacctacagagctaagatattcttatttttttcaattttgtgtgaaccatccctttaatgaaATTGCTCAAGTATTGAGTTCTAGAGTCATTAGCTCAGAGCATTGGCTGTTTTGAGAAATTGCTTGTTATTTTGAGCAAAGAACTTAAACTTAGAATTAAAATTAGTGAATTAATTGTACACAGTCTATTATTTAGTGACTCTGACAGAATGTCATTGAATTCCAGGTGTTTGGTCTCGGGTCTGTGGCCCAAGTAGTCACGGGAAGTGGAGTATTTGGAGAGTACCTCAGTATAAATGTGGGCTTTGGGCTGGGCGTGGCGATGGGCGTGCACATTGGTGGCAAAGTGTCAGGTAAGACAAAACCAATGCCAACTCAGTGCTTTCTTAATTTGCCATATTACAAGATTTTATCAAGTaatcatacaaaaatgtattttactactTAGGAGCTCATATGAACGCAGCCGTTTCATTCACAATGTGTGTGTTTGGCCGTTTGCACTGGAAAATGCTCCCATTATATGTCCTCGCCCAGTTTATTGGTTCCTTCCTTGCAGCTGGgactgtattttcactttattatggTGAGCAAATAGtcatttagtaaaaaataaataaactagccTTAGATGGtttgctgatcttagctggtTTATACCAGCCTGACCCGGCTAAGAGACCAGCAAACCAGGTTAGGCTGAACTAAGCTGTTTATCTCAGCAGTTAAGTGTTTGAATAGATCAAAACATGCTAAGATTTTAATGATCATATTGTACTGTTTTATAGATGCTATACATCATTACTGTGGGGGCAATTTCACTGTATCTGGCCCAAAAGCAACAGCTGGGATCTTTGCAACATATCCAGCCCCTTACATCTCAATCTATACAGGATTCTTAGATCAGGTATTACAAGAAGAATATAAACACTCTTTAGTGAACTACAACATGAAACAAAAATCTAATAATGTACAAAAATTACTTTCATGTGTTGATATTTTTTCCATTCACATTAATACATTCAATAGATGGGCATGTAATTGGCCATGCTAGTgaaacggtagccagctggtatgtgtaaacctcactccactggccacaagaggtgcactagtgactgatgctagaggctgtagcctttagtctcCTCATTAGCGtgtccgcctcccatgccggctgacgCCGGTTCGAATCTCGCTTGGATCGGATCGAATGGGACaggttacagtggtgctgtgtccccgatgggagtgaggtttaggggggtgagtgtacgggagccagctggtatgtgatagttgtgcagtgtgtgtaaacctcactcccctgacctcaagaggcacactaggggctgtagcatttagcctccttgttcCAATCCCGCTCAGAGCAGGTCAAGTAGGTCCAGTTACACTATCGCCATGCTAAACTACAAAAATACTATTTTGCAATTTTCCAGAAAAGTTGTtatacattgttttgttttttttttgcaattaaatatAGCTTTGACTTTGGCAATACTtaatcattttatattttatttgtgcaaATCTATGTGGCAGCATTTTGTCTCCATAGCTGTCGAAAATAGAAAAAGAGTCTTGACTTTATATATCTGGATCAGGTTCTGGGCACTGCCATGCTGCTGCTGTGTCTGATGGCCTTTGCAGACCAGAGAAACCAGCCGGTTATTCCTGGAGGTGAACCTGTGAGTGTCGGGCTCCTGGTGCTTCTGATCGGAATCTCTCTGGGGAGCAACAGTGGCTATGCCATCAATCCCACACGAGACTTAGCGCCAAGAGTCTTCACACTGATTGCGGGTTGGGGCCTTGATGTGTTTAGGTAAATAGAaatcaaaatctaaataaaataaaaactatatttatttGGATTTTCAGACTTGAAATCATCTGGGTTGTTTTTAAATTTGTCCAGAAGTCAACAAAAGGACTAGTCACATTACTGAACTGAGTATCAGATCAGAACAGATAATACGTTTCAAACCTAGTCAGACTGTGGCAGGAACAAAATGTTAGCAAGCCTGAAATTTGTCACTTTCAGTGTAAttgaatgcaaaaagtatttaCATACACTAAAGTTATTGATTTGACGTCAATTAGTTACTTATATTGTTAGTTACTTATATAATACACATTATATTACAGCACTGTTTTTTTGCTCTT
This window harbors:
- the LOC127625206 gene encoding aquaporin-7-like, translating into MQTASDNIMEEGRIQGHMVPIVGSTLRIKSECIRVVLAETLCTFIMMVFGLGSVAQVVTGSGVFGEYLSINVGFGLGVAMGVHIGGKVSGAHMNAAVSFTMCVFGRLHWKMLPLYVLAQFIGSFLAAGTVFSLYYDAIHHYCGGNFTVSGPKATAGIFATYPAPYISIYTGFLDQVLGTAMLLLCLMAFADQRNQPVIPGGEPVSVGLLVLLIGISLGSNSGYAINPTRDLAPRVFTLIAGWGLDVFRAGNGWWWVPLVAPLFGGAIGALIYKAFVELHHYSDIKTQSIRDPECVPLDKCKNGSTEIGV